DNA sequence from the Halostella salina genome:
GGGAAAGATCCAGCTGGGGTCGATCACGGAGTTCGTCCTCCTGAACGCCCGCATCTCGGTGACGCTGGTACGATGAGCGACGACCGCATCTACCCGGACGAGCCGGTCGGCGACTTCCCCGAGCCGCCGGTGTCGTTCGAGGACCGCGAGGGTCGCGGGATCGTCGTCCGCGCGTTCGACCCGGACGAGCTCGACGCCGTCGTCGAGATGTATTCCGACTTCGACCCGAAGGACCGGGCGCAGGGGATCCCACCGACCGGCGAGACGCGGATCCGGTCGTGGCTGGACACGCTCGTCGACGATGGGCTGAACGTCGTCGCCTGGCACGACGACCGGGTCGCCGGCCACGCGACGCTGGTGCC
Encoded proteins:
- a CDS encoding GNAT family N-acetyltransferase, which codes for MSDDRIYPDEPVGDFPEPPVSFEDREGRGIVVRAFDPDELDAVVEMYSDFDPKDRAQGIPPTGETRIRSWLDTLVDDGLNVVAWHDDRVAGHATLVPDVGEGETTYELAIFVLQAYQEAGIGSRLIEALLGYGKEEGVERVWLSVERWNTAAVNLYEKMGFETCNAESFELEMSLRLH